A region of the Fusobacterium simiae genome:
CTTACTATAATTTTAAAATTTTTAGGTATTTCAAAGAAAGAAGATTCTTTAACCAAAAAAGAATTACCATACACAATAGCAATGATACTTTTAGATATTATTGCACCTATTTTATTAATGCTTGGAATATCTATGACAAATTCTGCCAATGTTTCACTTTTAAATAATTTTGAAATTGTTGCGACTTCTGTTATAGCTTTGGTAATTTTTAAAGAAATTATTTCAAAAAAACTTTGGTTAGCAATTTTTTTGGTTACAATAGCAAGTATCATTCTTAGTTTTGAAGGAGAAGGAGCATTTGAATTTAACAAAGGTTCACTTTTAGTTTTAGGTGCTTCTACTTGTTGGGGTTTTGAAAATAATTGTACTAAAATGTTAAGTAATAAAAATCCTATAGAAATAGTTACAATAAAAGGTTGTTTTTCTGGATTGGGAAGTATTATTATAGCATTGATTATAGGAGAAAAATTCCCAGCTTTAATATGGCTTTTTACAGTTATGTTACTTGGTTTTGTAGCTTATGGACTTAGTATTTGCCTTTATATAATTGCACAAAAAAGTTTAGGTGCTGCAAAAACAAGTGCATACTATTCAGTTGCACCATTTTTAGGAGTAGCTTTTAGTATGCTATTACTTCATGAAAGACCAACATTACAATTTTACATAGCATTATTAATTATGATAATTGCAACTATTATTATGATAAAAGATACTATAACTTTACAACACACTCACGAACATGAACATACCCATTCCCATGAACATAGACATGGGAATATTGTTCATACGCATGTACACACTCATAGACATGTACATTTACATGTTCATACCGGAAATCCTGATGAACATGAACATAATGAAAATGATGATGAATTGCTAGAACATAATCATATTCATAATAAGATAGAATAAAAAAGAATTGGAGAATAAATGAATTTAGATAAATTAATTAATCAAAGAGAAAAACATCAAATAGATGGAAATATTTTAAAAGAAATTGAAATATTAAGAGATATTTTAATTGAAACTGAAAAGCAATATGGTCTTGAAAGTGATGAATATATTAAAGCATTAAATGAATTAGGAGGAACTTTAAAATATATTGGTTACTATGATGAGGCAGAAACTAATTTAAAAAAATCTTTGGAAATTATAAAGAAAAAATATGGAGATAATAACCTTGCTTATGCTACAAGCCTTTTAAATCTCACAGAAGTGTATAGATTTGCACAAAAGTTTAATTTACTTGAAGAAAACTATAAAAAGATAGTAAAAATTTATCAAGCTAATTCAGCTGATAATAGTTTTTCTTATGCAGGTTTATGTAATAACTTTGGATTATACTATCAAAATATTGGAGATATGAAATCTGCTTATGATTTACATTTAAAAAGTTTAGATATATTAAAAAATTATAATAGTGAAGAATATTTACTTGAATATGCAGTAACATTGAGTAATTTATTTAATCCTTCTTATCAACTTGGAATGAAAGAAAAAGCAGTTGAATATCTAAATAAAGCTATTGATATTTTTGAAAAAAATGTTGGTACTGAACACCCACTTTATTCAGCTTCTTTAAATAATATGGCTATATATTATTATAATGAAAGAGAATTAAATAAAGCCATAGAATTTTTTGAAAGAGCTGCTGAAATTTCTAAAAAAACTATGGGGTTAGATAGTGATAATTATAAAAATATTGTTAGTAATATAGAATTTATAAAGGAAGAATTAGCTAAAAGTGAAGATAATATTAAGACTGAAAATATAAATTCTACCATTGAAGAAAAATCTGTTACTGGGAGTTCAATAAATTCAACAGATTTAAAAAATATTAAAGGATTAGAATTATCTAAAAGATATTTTTATGATATAGTCTTGCCAGAATTTGAAAAAAAACTAAAAGATATACTTCCTCTTTGTGCTTTTGGATTAGTTGGTGAGGGATCAGAATGTTATGGTTATGATGATGAGCTTTCACAAGACCACGATTTTGGACCATCAGTTTGTATATGGTTGAGAAAAGATGACTATTTAAAATATCAAAATAGAATAAATGAAGTCTTAAAAAATTTACCTAAAACTTATTTAGGTTTTCAAGAATTAAAAGAAAGTGAATGGGGCTATAATAGGCGTGGACTTTTAAATATAGAAGATTTCTATTTTAAATTTATAGGTTCTTCTATTCCACCTCAAACTATAAATGATTGGCAAAAAATTCCAGAAACTGCCTTAGCAACAGTTACAAACGGTGAGGTATTTTTAGATAATTTAGGAGAGTTTACAAAAATTCGTAAGGAATTATTAGATTATTATCCTGAGCCAATAAGACAAAATAAAATAGCTACAAGACTTATGAATATTTCACAACATGGTCAATATAATTATATTAGATGTTTAAGAAGAAATGATTTAGTGAGTGCTAATCAATGTCTGTATCTTTTTGTTGATGAAGTGATACATTTGGTATTTTTATTAAATAGGAGATATAAAATTTTCTATAAATGGGCTAATAGAGCTTTATTAGATTTAAAAATTTTAGGAAATGAAATACATAAACTTTTAGAAGATATGGTATTTGCACAAAATAAAATACCTTATGTAAGAAAGATTTGTAAGGTTTTGGCTGATGAATTGAGAAAACAGAAATTAACTGATAGTGAGAGTGAATTTTTAGGAGATTTAGGAGTGGATATTCAAAAAAATATAGCTGATGAATTTTTTAAAAGTTATTCTCCTTGGTTGGATTGATACCTAAAAGGTCAACTTTTTATTGACAAAGTAAAGCAAAAGTGTTAAAATCAAGATACTTAAATAAGAGATCAATACCCTTGCTTGTCAATATGACACAGATACGTCTGATGCAAGGGTTTTTACTTTATTGGAGGAAATAAATGGAAAAAGAAAAATTAATAGAAGAAATATTAGAAAAAGAATGGGCATATTTTTCAAAACTTAATAATATTGGAGGTAGAGCAGATTGTCAAGATAATAGGGAAGATTTTATAATAATGAGAAAATCTCAATGGGAAACTTTTAATGAAGAAACTCTTTTATCTTACTTGGAAGATTTAAACTCTAAAAATAATCCCTTATTTCAAAAATATGGACAAATGATGAAATATAATTCTCCACAAGAATATGAAAGAGTGAAAGATATTTTAGAAAATCCTAGTGAAAATAAAATAACTTTAGTAGAAAAAATTATGTCTATTTATATGGAGTGGGAAAAAGAATTTTTTAGAGATTACCCTATATTTTCATCTATGGGCAGACCTTTATATTCAACAGAAGATGATGACATAGAAACTTCAATAGAAACATATTTAAAAGGGGAGCTTTTATCTTATTCAGAAAAAACTTTACAACTTTATTTAAAATATATACTTGAAATGAAAGAAAAAAATATAAATCTTGCTATTAAGAATATGGATAATTTAGCTCGTATGCAAGGTTTTAAAAATTCAGAAGAAGTTGAAGAATATTATAAAAATTTACAGAAAAATAAATAATGTACTACAATATTTTCTCTACTTATGATATTATATAGGTAGGGAAATATGTATATTACAGTAAAATAATTTTAAAATATTTGGTGAATATTATGCAAAAAGAAAAAATTATACAAGAACTAGAAGATTTAAAAAATGAAAATAGATTTAGAACTATAAAGACTAATGATAAAAGTCTTTATAATTTTTCTTCTAATGATTATTTGAGCTTAGCACATGATAAAGATTTGTTACAAAAATTTTATCAAAATTATAGTTTTGATAATTATAAATTATCATCATCTTCATCTAGGTTAATTGATGGTTCATATTTGACAGTTATGAGATTAGAAAAAAAAGTTGAGGAAATTTATGGTAAACCTTGCCTTGTTTTTAATTCGGGCTTTGATGCCAATTCTTCGGTAATAGAAACTTTTTTTGAAAAGAAATCTTTGATAATAACTGATAGATTGAATCACGCAAGTATCTATGAAGGGTGTATTAATTCAAGAGCTAAGATTTTGAGATACAATCATTTAGATGTCAATGCATTAGAAAAATTATTAAAGAAATATTCTAAGGATTATGATGATATATTGGTTGTAACAGAAACAGTATATAGTATGGATGGAGATTGTGCAGATATAAAAAAAATCTGTGATTTAAAAGATGAGTATAAATTCAATTTAATGGTTGATGAAGCACATTCTTATGGTGTTTATGGTTATGGTATAGCATACAATGAAAAGTTAGTTGATAAAATTGATTTTTTAGTTATTCCATTGGGTAAAGCAGGAGCTTCTGTTGGAGCTTACGTTATTTGTGATGAAATCTATAAGAATTATTTGATAAATAAAAGTAAGAAATTTATTTATTCTACAGCGCTTCCTCCAGTTAATAATCTATGGAATTTATTTATTTTAGAAAATATAATTAGTTTTCAAGTTAAAATAGAAAAATTTCATGAATTAGTTATTTTTTCTTTAAATACATTAAAGAAATTAAATTTAAAAACAAAGTCAACTAGTCATATCATAAGTATTATTATTGGAGATAATTTAAAAACTCTAACTCTTTCAAATAATTTAAAAGAGCTTGGTTATTTGGCTTATGCAATAAAAGAACCAACAGTTCCAAAAGATACTGCAAGACTTAGAATAAGTCTAACAGCAGATATGAAGAAAGAAGATATAGAAAAGTTTTTTAAGACTTTAAAAGCAGAAATGAAAAAAATAGGTGTGATATAAATGTCTAAAATATATTTTTTTAATGGTTGGGGTATGGATAAAAATCTTTTAAATCCAGTTAAAAACTCAACTGAATATAATATAGAAATTATAAATTTTCCTTATGATATAGATAAAAATTCTATTGATAAAGATGACATTCTTATAGGATATTCTTTTGGTGTCTATTATTTGAATAAATTTTTATCTGAAAATAAAAATTTGAAATATAAGAAAGCTATCGGAATTAATGGACTTCCAGAAACTATTGGAAAATTTGGTATCAATGAAAAGATGTTCAATATAACTCTTGATACTTTAAATGAAGAAAATTTAGAAAAATTTTTAATAAATATGGATATAGACAATAGTTTTTGTAAGTCAGATAAATCTTTTGATGAGATAAGAAATGAATTACAATTCTTTAAAGATAACTATGAAATAATTGATAATCATATAGATTTTTATTATGTTGGAAAAAATGATAGAATTATTCCTGGAAACAAATTAGAAAAATATTGTCAAAATTACAATTTAGCCTATAAATTAATAGAATGCGGACACTATCCTTTTTCATATTTTAAAGATTTTAAAAATATTTTAGAGATATAGAAATGAGGAAAAAGTAAATGAATTTTAATAAACATTACAATGTATATGAAAAATATTCATTAGCACAAAAACAGGTTGCTAAAAATCTATTGGCTTATATGAAAGAAGCTAATATTTTAGATACTGAGATTAATTCTATTTTTGAAATTGGCTGTGGAACAGGTATCTTTACAAAGGAATATAGAAATATTTTTCCTAATTCTGAGTTGATTTTAAATGATATATTTGATGTAAGAGAATTTATAAAAGATATAAATTATAATATATTTATACAAGAAAATATAGAAGAATTAGATATTCCTAAAAGTGATTTAGTCCTATCTAGTTCTGTTTTTCAGTGGATAAAAGATATAGATAGCCTTATAAGAAATATAGCAGAACACACTGATAACTTATGTTTTTCTACTTATGTTTTTGGAAATTTAATAGAGATTAAAAACCATTTTTCTATATCATTAGATTATTTAAAAATTGAAGAATTTGAAGAAATTTTAAAAAAATATTTTCCTTCTGTAAAATCTTACAATGAAACTATTAAATTAAATTTTGAAAGCCCTATGGCACTTTTAAAGCATTTAAAATATACAGGTGTAACAGGATTTCAAAAATCATCTATTTCTAAAATAAAAAGCTTTAAAGACAATATTTTAACCTATAAGGTTGCTTATTTTATATGTAAAAAATAAATTATTATAAATCTAAATTTTTAGGAGAAATAGAAAATGAAAAATGTAGTGATTTATGTACATGGAAAAGGTGGAACAGCAGAAGAAGCTAAACACTATAAAAATCTTTTTAAAGAAGCAGATGTTATAGGCTTTGAATATAATTCTGAATATCCTTGGGATTTTCAAAAGGAATTTTCTAACTTCTTTAATGATATTTCTTCAAAGTATAAGAGAATATCAATAATTGCAAATAGCATTGGAGCATATTATACTATGATTTCACTTAATAAAGATATTGAAAAAGCATTTTTTATTTCACCTATTGTGGATATGGAAAAATTAATTACTGATATGATGTTTTTAGAAAATATAACAGAAGAAGAATTATATAAAAAGAAAGAAATTAAAACTTCATTTGGAGAAATATTATCTTGGAAGTATCTTACTTTTGTTAGAGAAAATCCTATTCAATGGAATGTTTCAACATATATTTTATATGGAGAAAAAGATAATATAACTTCTTATGAAACAATATTAAATTTTATAAATAAATCAAAAGCTAACTTAACTGTAATGAAAAATGGTGAGCATTGGTTTCATACAGATGAACAAATGAAATTTTTAGACAATTGGATAAAAAATTTAATTTAAGAAATGTTATAAAAAATAAACTGTTACAAATCTATTTGAAATGTAACAGTTTTTTAAATTATCCTTCTATCAATCTTTGATATAACTCTTTATACCTTTTAGCAGGTTTTTCCCAAGAATTATCTCTTTTTTTTGCATTTTTGACAATTTCTTTCCAAACATTAGGTCTATGATACATACTAACAGCATATCTTAAGGTTTTTATCATATCATCAGCATTAGCCTGTTTAAAACCAAAGCCATCTCCCTCACCTGTGTATTCATTATATGGTTTTACTGTATCTTTTAAACCTCCTGTTTCTCTAACAACAGGTATACAACCATATCTCATTGCTATCATTTGAGAAAGTCCACAGGGTTCAAAAATTGATGGCATTAAAAATATATCTGCTCCTGCATAAATTTCAGTAGATAATTGTTGGTTAAAACCAATGTATGAACATACATAACCTCTGTATTGATATTCTTTATAAGCAAAGAAATGTTCATAATATTTTTCACCTGTTCCTAAAAGGACAAATTGTATTCCTAAGCTCATCATTTCATCAAATTTCTCAACAATATAATCCAATCCCTTTTGTCTGTCTAAACGAGTTATAATGGCAACTAAAGGTGTAGCTTCTTCGACATTTAATCCTAATTTTCTTTGTAAATCAGCTTTTAATATCTTATGGGATTTTTTTGATAAAGGATATGAGGCTTTATCAATTCCATTGACTATACCTGATAATTTATAATCATATTTTTGAAATAAACCATGTATACCTTCACCAAGTTCTGGAGTTTTTATTTCCTCTGCATAACTATCACTAACTGTTGTAATATAGTCAGAATAAACAACTCCTGCCTTTAAAAAAGAGATCATATCATAGTATTTTATCCCATCTTCTTGGAAATATTTAGCCCTATCAATTTCTAATAAATCTTCAATTACATTATTAAAGAAAAATCCTTGAAATCTAAGATTATGAATAGTAAAAATAGTTTTCACATCATATATTGCTCTTTCTTTTAAATATATTGGAATAAGGGCTGTCTGCCAATCATTACAATGGATAATATCAGGTTTAAAATCTGTTATATCCATGGTTTCAACAACTGCTTTACAGAAAAATAAAAATCTTTCACAATCATCAAATTCTCCATAGACATTAAACCTTCTAAAATATCTTTCATTATCTACAAAATAATAGATAACTCCTTCTAATTCAACTTCTTCAATTCCAACATATTCATTGTGATGAGCAACCCAAATTTGTTTATGCCCTAAGTGCTTAGCATCTTTTAATAAATCTTTTGAGATTTTACTATATTTTGGTAAAATAACTCTAACATCAACCTTTTCCTTTTGTACTAAGGCTTTTGGGAGAGAATAAGATACATCTCCTAAACCACCTGTTTTTATAAAAGGAAAAGCCTCCCCTGTTGCAAAAAGAATTTTCATTCTTTGCCCTCCATTTTTATTATTAATTTTTATTTATTTCTAAGATAATCCATTAAATCTTGATATTGTTTAGTGTTCCATTTCATACTTTTTTCTATAACTAGTGGGTATTCTTTAGAAGCAGAAAGTTTTTCATTTTCATGGATAATATTATTTTTATCCACAATAACATTTTTTAAATGTGCTCCTGCTTTAATATGGCAATCTTGTAAAATTACACATTCTTCTAAAACTACATCTTTTTCTACAATAGCACCTCTTGATAATATACTATTTTTAACTGTTCCTTCAATGATACAACCATTTGAAACTAGAGAATTTTCTACATCAGCTGTTTCTTTAAAAAGAGTAGGAGGTGTATCTTTTACTTTTGTAAATATTTTTCTACCTGTCTTCATTCCAAAAACATCGTCTCTTATTTCAGAATTTAGTAAATTCATATTGAAATCAAAATATTCTCTTGTAGAATTTATACATTGTAAATAGCCTTTGAATTCGTAGGCATTTATATTTAAAGATGGTAAATTTCTAGCAATTATTTCAGATAATACATTATATTTTCCTTCTTGTATGCTGTCAACTAATAATTTTAACATTAATTCTTTACTTAATACAAAAGCATCTAAAGAAATATTTTCTTCCTCTTTAAAAAATAAGTTTTGTCCTATTCCTATAACACGATTATTTTCATCAATTTTTACTGAAGAACAATGATTAAAATGTTCATTAGCATTTTTTACTTTTTTATAAACCATTGTTATTTCTCTTTCTGAAGCCTCATGTTTTTCAATTAAGTCAGAAATATCTAGATTATATATCATGTGTGCATTTAATACAACAATATTTTTTTGTGTACTCCTAAAAAAATACTCCATATTTTTTCTAATTCTTGATTGATTTAAAGAAAAATTACTATCTAACATTTGTTTAAAAATAAATATTCCATCTCTTTTTCTTGCTAAATCCCATTCTGCACCCATACCAATGTGGTCAGTTAAAGAATTCAATTCTTCATTTCCACAGAATAATCCAACATTTCTAATCCCTGCATTAACAACATTAGATAAAGAAAAATCTATAATTCTATATGAACCTCCAACAGGAATAGATGCTAAGGCTCTAACCTTAGTTAAAGGACTTATATTTTCTTTACTATCACCTAAATAAATAATTGCCATATAACTTCTTATCATATTCTCAAGCCTCCATTCTCATTATTTTACTAATGATTGACTATCTATAATTTTTTTTTCTCCTACAACAGCTATTTTTTGACCATCACCAATAACTATATTATCTGCTATCCTTACATCATTTGCTATTATAGCTTTTCGGATAACTACATTATCACCAATTTCAGTATCCGCCATAATTATAGAGTCTATAACTTTTGAATTTTTACCTATTTTTACTCCAGAAAATATAACAGAATGTTTTATTTCTCCTTCTATAATGCAACCTTTATCTATTAATGTATTTTGAACTTTTGAACCTTTTGGAAAATAAGAAGG
Encoded here:
- the glgD gene encoding glucose-1-phosphate adenylyltransferase subunit GlgD, which translates into the protein MIRSYMAIIYLGDSKENISPLTKVRALASIPVGGSYRIIDFSLSNVVNAGIRNVGLFCGNEELNSLTDHIGMGAEWDLARKRDGIFIFKQMLDSNFSLNQSRIRKNMEYFFRSTQKNIVVLNAHMIYNLDISDLIEKHEASEREITMVYKKVKNANEHFNHCSSVKIDENNRVIGIGQNLFFKEEENISLDAFVLSKELMLKLLVDSIQEGKYNVLSEIIARNLPSLNINAYEFKGYLQCINSTREYFDFNMNLLNSEIRDDVFGMKTGRKIFTKVKDTPPTLFKETADVENSLVSNGCIIEGTVKNSILSRGAIVEKDVVLEECVILQDCHIKAGAHLKNVIVDKNNIIHENEKLSASKEYPLVIEKSMKWNTKQYQDLMDYLRNK
- a CDS encoding DMT family transporter gives rise to the protein MKVKNIATLFALLAASVYSINIPLSKILLKYVGTTMMAGLLYLGAGIGLILLTIILKFLGISKKEDSLTKKELPYTIAMILLDIIAPILLMLGISMTNSANVSLLNNFEIVATSVIALVIFKEIISKKLWLAIFLVTIASIILSFEGEGAFEFNKGSLLVLGASTCWGFENNCTKMLSNKNPIEIVTIKGCFSGLGSIIIALIIGEKFPALIWLFTVMLLGFVAYGLSICLYIIAQKSLGAAKTSAYYSVAPFLGVAFSMLLLHERPTLQFYIALLIMIIATIIMIKDTITLQHTHEHEHTHSHEHRHGNIVHTHVHTHRHVHLHVHTGNPDEHEHNENDDELLEHNHIHNKIE
- a CDS encoding DUF4037 domain-containing protein, with translation MNLDKLINQREKHQIDGNILKEIEILRDILIETEKQYGLESDEYIKALNELGGTLKYIGYYDEAETNLKKSLEIIKKKYGDNNLAYATSLLNLTEVYRFAQKFNLLEENYKKIVKIYQANSADNSFSYAGLCNNFGLYYQNIGDMKSAYDLHLKSLDILKNYNSEEYLLEYAVTLSNLFNPSYQLGMKEKAVEYLNKAIDIFEKNVGTEHPLYSASLNNMAIYYYNERELNKAIEFFERAAEISKKTMGLDSDNYKNIVSNIEFIKEELAKSEDNIKTENINSTIEEKSVTGSSINSTDLKNIKGLELSKRYFYDIVLPEFEKKLKDILPLCAFGLVGEGSECYGYDDELSQDHDFGPSVCIWLRKDDYLKYQNRINEVLKNLPKTYLGFQELKESEWGYNRRGLLNIEDFYFKFIGSSIPPQTINDWQKIPETALATVTNGEVFLDNLGEFTKIRKELLDYYPEPIRQNKIATRLMNISQHGQYNYIRCLRRNDLVSANQCLYLFVDEVIHLVFLLNRRYKIFYKWANRALLDLKILGNEIHKLLEDMVFAQNKIPYVRKICKVLADELRKQKLTDSESEFLGDLGVDIQKNIADEFFKSYSPWLD
- a CDS encoding pimeloyl-ACP methyl esterase BioG family protein, whose amino-acid sequence is MSKIYFFNGWGMDKNLLNPVKNSTEYNIEIINFPYDIDKNSIDKDDILIGYSFGVYYLNKFLSENKNLKYKKAIGINGLPETIGKFGINEKMFNITLDTLNEENLEKFLINMDIDNSFCKSDKSFDEIRNELQFFKDNYEIIDNHIDFYYVGKNDRIIPGNKLEKYCQNYNLAYKLIECGHYPFSYFKDFKNILEI
- the bioC gene encoding malonyl-ACP O-methyltransferase BioC — encoded protein: MNFNKHYNVYEKYSLAQKQVAKNLLAYMKEANILDTEINSIFEIGCGTGIFTKEYRNIFPNSELILNDIFDVREFIKDINYNIFIQENIEELDIPKSDLVLSSSVFQWIKDIDSLIRNIAEHTDNLCFSTYVFGNLIEIKNHFSISLDYLKIEEFEEILKKYFPSVKSYNETIKLNFESPMALLKHLKYTGVTGFQKSSISKIKSFKDNILTYKVAYFICKK
- a CDS encoding glycogen synthase, producing the protein MKILFATGEAFPFIKTGGLGDVSYSLPKALVQKEKVDVRVILPKYSKISKDLLKDAKHLGHKQIWVAHHNEYVGIEEVELEGVIYYFVDNERYFRRFNVYGEFDDCERFLFFCKAVVETMDITDFKPDIIHCNDWQTALIPIYLKERAIYDVKTIFTIHNLRFQGFFFNNVIEDLLEIDRAKYFQEDGIKYYDMISFLKAGVVYSDYITTVSDSYAEEIKTPELGEGIHGLFQKYDYKLSGIVNGIDKASYPLSKKSHKILKADLQRKLGLNVEEATPLVAIITRLDRQKGLDYIVEKFDEMMSLGIQFVLLGTGEKYYEHFFAYKEYQYRGYVCSYIGFNQQLSTEIYAGADIFLMPSIFEPCGLSQMIAMRYGCIPVVRETGGLKDTVKPYNEYTGEGDGFGFKQANADDMIKTLRYAVSMYHRPNVWKEIVKNAKKRDNSWEKPAKRYKELYQRLIEG
- a CDS encoding aminotransferase class I/II-fold pyridoxal phosphate-dependent enzyme, which translates into the protein MQKEKIIQELEDLKNENRFRTIKTNDKSLYNFSSNDYLSLAHDKDLLQKFYQNYSFDNYKLSSSSSRLIDGSYLTVMRLEKKVEEIYGKPCLVFNSGFDANSSVIETFFEKKSLIITDRLNHASIYEGCINSRAKILRYNHLDVNALEKLLKKYSKDYDDILVVTETVYSMDGDCADIKKICDLKDEYKFNLMVDEAHSYGVYGYGIAYNEKLVDKIDFLVIPLGKAGASVGAYVICDEIYKNYLINKSKKFIYSTALPPVNNLWNLFILENIISFQVKIEKFHELVIFSLNTLKKLNLKTKSTSHIISIIIGDNLKTLTLSNNLKELGYLAYAIKEPTVPKDTARLRISLTADMKKEDIEKFFKTLKAEMKKIGVI
- a CDS encoding alpha/beta hydrolase; the encoded protein is MKNVVIYVHGKGGTAEEAKHYKNLFKEADVIGFEYNSEYPWDFQKEFSNFFNDISSKYKRISIIANSIGAYYTMISLNKDIEKAFFISPIVDMEKLITDMMFLENITEEELYKKKEIKTSFGEILSWKYLTFVRENPIQWNVSTYILYGEKDNITSYETILNFINKSKANLTVMKNGEHWFHTDEQMKFLDNWIKNLI
- a CDS encoding DUF4125 family protein, whose product is MEKEKLIEEILEKEWAYFSKLNNIGGRADCQDNREDFIIMRKSQWETFNEETLLSYLEDLNSKNNPLFQKYGQMMKYNSPQEYERVKDILENPSENKITLVEKIMSIYMEWEKEFFRDYPIFSSMGRPLYSTEDDDIETSIETYLKGELLSYSEKTLQLYLKYILEMKEKNINLAIKNMDNLARMQGFKNSEEVEEYYKNLQKNK